One Alkalinema sp. FACHB-956 DNA window includes the following coding sequences:
- a CDS encoding Tab2 family RNA-binding protein — protein MLNPPVPIPETLWGDRWRFASIVAGDFLDLFLDRPIPLSFLPEMHDPLRVGLASSQLLPGVVINGGRKSMPLARWLAGVEPIAVNYVAGELDGVILRAGERDRHILTTVADPEVRTAGETFMERKQAAKGLHFLLIQPDDSGMTYTGVWLLRDPEVA, from the coding sequence CCCCGTACCCATTCCCGAAACCCTCTGGGGCGATCGTTGGCGGTTTGCCAGTATCGTCGCTGGAGATTTTTTGGATCTGTTCCTCGATCGGCCCATTCCGCTCTCTTTTCTGCCGGAGATGCACGACCCCTTGCGGGTGGGCCTCGCGTCCAGCCAGCTGTTGCCCGGTGTGGTGATCAACGGGGGCCGCAAGTCCATGCCCTTGGCGCGCTGGTTAGCAGGGGTGGAACCGATCGCGGTCAATTATGTGGCGGGGGAATTGGATGGGGTGATTTTGCGGGCCGGGGAACGCGATCGGCACATTCTCACCACGGTGGCCGATCCAGAAGTGCGTACAGCCGGGGAAACGTTTATGGAACGCAAGCAGGCGGCTAAGGGCCTACATTTCCTGCTGATCCAACCGGATGATAGCGGCATGACCTACACCGGCGTTTGGCTCTTGCGTGATCCA